One region of Flavobacterium pisciphilum genomic DNA includes:
- a CDS encoding response regulator transcription factor, with amino-acid sequence MHILIVEDEAGIVQFLKQGLEEEGYEITAASDGLIGFELSQKQKFDLILLDWMLPKINGLDLCKAIRIKDTTTPILFLTAKDTILETIEGLKAGANDYIKKPFSFEELIERIRIHFRNQSTPEILTLGTIKINLAQHTVCTNGVEVSLTQREFELLTYLVKNKGNVCTRNQILQAVWQINFEYDTSVIDVFMNAIRKKLNLKIEEDYIKTIRGIGYIAND; translated from the coding sequence ATGCATATTTTAATAGTCGAAGATGAAGCTGGCATTGTGCAATTTCTTAAACAAGGTTTGGAAGAAGAAGGATATGAAATCACTGCTGCTTCTGATGGATTAATTGGCTTTGAATTATCACAAAAACAAAAATTTGATCTAATTCTACTTGATTGGATGCTTCCTAAAATCAATGGATTAGACTTATGTAAAGCCATTAGAATTAAAGATACTACAACACCAATACTTTTCTTAACGGCAAAAGATACTATCCTTGAAACTATAGAAGGATTAAAAGCGGGTGCAAATGATTATATAAAAAAACCATTTAGCTTTGAAGAGTTGATTGAACGAATTAGAATTCATTTCAGAAACCAAAGCACTCCTGAAATACTCACACTTGGTACTATCAAAATTAATTTAGCACAACATACTGTTTGTACAAATGGTGTTGAAGTATCGCTTACACAAAGAGAATTTGAATTACTAACATATTTGGTTAAGAATAAAGGAAATGTGTGTACTCGAAATCAGATTTTGCAAGCTGTATGGCAGATTAATTTTGAATATGACACAAGTGTAATTGATGTTTTTATGAATGCAATTCGGAAAAAATTGAATTTAAAAATCGAAGAAGATTACATAAAAACAATCCGTGGTATTGGTTATATCGCAAACGACTAA